A part of Primulina eburnea isolate SZY01 chromosome 10, ASM2296580v1, whole genome shotgun sequence genomic DNA contains:
- the LOC140842637 gene encoding LOW QUALITY PROTEIN: BEL1-like homeodomain protein 1 (The sequence of the model RefSeq protein was modified relative to this genomic sequence to represent the inferred CDS: inserted 2 bases in 1 codon): MATYFHGNSEIQGSGDGLQTLILMNPTYVGFPENQPPQPPASNNFVFLDSSNNINLPHAPPPSHIQHFVGIPLQGASATEAASSQDPYGQHDVSALHGFLSRNLYNQQIGIASARQVTRSHQGLSLSLSSQQPASHSSFRLEREVPTQPLMAVAQSREDNVRVSGGSPSSNSGVSNGVNGVQTVMFNSKYLKAAQELLDEVVKVQKGTTIVAELAEXEPRESESPQAAAGSVGGGREESKKGVAELTTAERQEIQTKKAKLVNMLDEVEQRYRQYHHQMQIVISWFEQAAGVGSAKTYTALALQTISKQFRCLKDAILGQIRAATKSLGEEESFGGKTEGWKLKYVDNQIPQQRALQQLGMIQHNAWRPQRGLPERSVSVLRAWLFEHFLHPYPKDSDKIMLAKQTGLTRSQVSNWFINARVRLWKPMVEEMYLEETKEQEKTGSENKSQDEDSTSKNTATQAKNPMFENQNSSRNESASVSTSTVFTSPTGVKNNSDFHLIGSSEMVNFTQKSPKKSRIPSTNMDSKPTIPANEHMSLKFGIERQSRDEFTLIGAPTNFIGGFGSYPMAELGRFGDEQFQAPYSGNGVSLTLGLPHQNFMPNQGIQGGDSNDFGGMIV, translated from the exons ATGGCTACGTACTTTCATGGCAACTCAGAAATCCAAGGAAGTGGCGATGGATTACAGACCCTGATTCTTATGAACCCTACTTACGTTGGATTCCCCGAGAATCAACCGCCACAGCCACCCGCCAGCAACAACTTCGTGTTCCTTGACTCCAGCAACAATATCAACCTCCCCCACGCGCCGCCGCCTTCCCATATTCAACATTTTGTCGGCATACCTCTCCAAGGGGCAAGCGCCACTGAAGCTGCCTCATCGCAAGATCCCTACGGCCAGCATGACGTGTCGGCCCTCCACGGTTTTCTATCACGCAATCTTTACAACCAGCAAATAGGCATCGCGTCCGCGCGTCAGGTCACACGCTCTCATCAGGGGCTTTCTTTGAGCCTTTCGTCGCAGCAGCCGGCCAGCCACAGCTCTTTCAGGCTTGAAAGGGAGGTGCCCACTCAACCGCTTATGGCTGTGGCTCAGTCGCGTGAGGACAACGTTAGAGTTTCGGGTGGATCACCTTCATCGAACTCCGGAGTTTCCAACGGCGTTAACGGAGTACAAACTGTGATGTTTAATTCTAAATATTTGAAGGCAGCACAGGAGCTTCTTGATGAAGTTGTTAAGGTACAGAAGGGAACAACGATTGTAGCTGAATTAGCAGA GGAGCCCAGAGAATCGGAGAGCCCTCAGGCAGCCGCTGGCTCTGTCGGCGGAGGAAGAGAAGAAAGTAAAAAAGGCGTGGCTGAACTCACTACAGCAGAGAGACAAGAAATTCAGACGAAGAAAGCAAAGCTTGTTAACATGCTCGATGAG GTGGAGCAAAGATACAGGCAATACCACCACCAGATGCAGATAGTAATCTCTTGGTTTGAACAAGCAGCAGGAGTTGGTTCTGCTAAAACTTATACTGCCCTGGCTTTGCAAACAATTTCGAAGCAATTCCGGTGCCTTAAAGACGCGATCTTGGGCCAAATCAGAGCAGCAACGAAAAGCTTAGGCGAAGAAGAAAGCTTCGGAGGAAAAACCGAAGGCTGGAAACTTAAATACGTCGATAATCAGATCCCACAGCAACGAGCCTTACAGCAATTGGGAATGATCCAGCACAATGCTTGGAGACCCCAGCGAGGTTTACCCGAACGATCTGTTTCTGTTCTTCGTGCCTGGCTCTTCGAGCACTTCCTCCACCC ATATCCGAAGGATTCAGATAAGATAATGCTTGCTAAACAGACGGGGCTAACCAGGAGCCAG GTGTCGAATTGGTTCATCAATGCTCGGGTTCGATTATGGAAGCCAATGGTAGAAGAAATGTACCTGGAAGAGACTAAAGAACAGGAAAAAACGGGATCAGAGAATAAGTCTCAAGACGAAGATTCAACCTCAAAGAACACAGCTACACAAGCCAAGAATCCAATGTTTGAAAATCAGAACAGCAGCAGAAACGAATCTGCGTCTGTATCAACTTCCACCGTTTTCACGTCCCCTACCGGAGTAAAGAACAACTCAGATTTCCACCTCATTGGATCATCTGAAATGGTAAACTTTACTCAAAAAAGTCCCAAAAAATCGAGAATTCCATCTACGAACATGGACTCAAAGCCCACAATTCCTGCCAACGAGCATATGTCATTGAAATTTGGTATCGAGAGGCAGAGTAGAGATGAGTTCACATTAATTGGTGCACCCACGAATTTTATCGGAGGGTTTGGTTCTTATCCAATGGCGGAACTCGGAAGGTTCGGAGACGAGCAATTTCAGGCACCCTATTCCGGCAACGGTGTATCTCTAACACTTGGTCTTCCACACCAAAACTTCATGCCGAATCAAGGCATTCAAGGAGGCGACTCAAACGATTTTGGTGGCATGATAGTGTAG